One window of the Deltaproteobacteria bacterium genome contains the following:
- a CDS encoding acyl-CoA thioesterase, whose translation MPFQANIKVCFSDIDNAGIVYYPRFLHYFHVALEDFFALELGVDYSTLLQKHRIGFPTVHLEADFRRKLSYGDHLLVEVGVANIGNTSVTLNYNVSRIQEPAKIVTEGKNITVCMNMDTFEKWDLPAWLRTLLENYQEKCRLLKCAHDNACTRN comes from the coding sequence ATGCCGTTTCAGGCCAACATCAAAGTTTGTTTCAGTGACATCGATAATGCGGGAATTGTTTATTATCCCAGATTTCTACACTATTTTCATGTGGCTCTCGAAGATTTTTTTGCCCTGGAGCTTGGTGTTGACTACTCGACTCTACTGCAAAAGCACCGTATCGGTTTTCCAACGGTCCATCTGGAGGCAGATTTCCGACGCAAACTAAGCTATGGTGATCATTTGCTTGTCGAAGTCGGAGTCGCAAATATCGGGAATACCTCCGTTACCTTGAATTATAATGTCTCCCGTATCCAAGAACCGGCCAAGATCGTTACAGAAGGGAAAAACATTACGGTCTGCATGAACATGGATACTTTCGAAAAATGGGATCTGCCAGCGTGGCTGAGGACACTCCTGGAGAATTACCAGGAAAAATGCCGCCTCCTGAAATGCGCCCACGAC